A genomic region of Alligator mississippiensis isolate rAllMis1 chromosome 4, rAllMis1, whole genome shotgun sequence contains the following coding sequences:
- the LOC106740187 gene encoding uncharacterized protein LOC106740187 isoform X4 has protein sequence MGVWDENLGPFLLPVVVLLSSLFAPDGPKLQVTTVPSSWARLGSGAQLQCRFTVGSPVVLRSLRVQWYLGEQKMAWYDQGRSRVQPGASLPSEKELQSGDASLSLATVTPWDKGMYKCVVWHREHQHQGETTLHLLVGPRVSIPRQPAVANAKTSLLCHMAGFFPVDVDLAWLRDGQVLEGSTRSNSQKNLDGIFSLTLTYTFTPVISDIGSVFSCRVRHAALGQSLKEDVRLDIVAAPKISIPRQPVTADVETSLLCHVAGFFPSDVDVAWLRDGQVLKGSTRSSPQRNLDGTFSLTLTYTFTPARGDAGRVFSCCVHHAALEQSLQEDVSLVILVHTTEVDEISTLIGPILGILVVMVAAVATILSRCTNRSKGWAVPYSFSEVQVPEQCLLGQEVILHCSMEGTFPEDVAVTWERICSEDRTVPESAGDQESPEHQQLLPALPPGWRVTMQRAGTCLTSSLTFTPTVQDDGVRVRCCFLHETKCIREERVSPEIQVWARPQVSEIQVLPEWDPRDKVPFAVQLHNFYPREVPPIQWGWDGAGSWREDPAQIDKNADGTFTATSVWRVPSRSLTRPELRVQVCVQHGPGEPPSERELSLRATGLLRPPEVSEISQPKSMATGKGVTLSCRIAGHFPGELSVTWLRRRKGEATAVILRDSAECRVEPGTAVLARDGKSFQQETRLTHWTSRDQGAEYICRVGHLTLETHIERNSGCHPPPPDLGEVFRPQAPVSGEPMTLKGLLSQFYPKQLAMTWLQKRERRKEPRPLESSPPPQHRTHTPSRVPDRKSYSVDSELSLPTVGTEDGVTDYQCHVEHEALKKPKSSRKLRLKGLMKERFGTHITSYMTFMPMVQDKGLVIWCCFLHDVKQIRKEQVSLEIRVWGGRSQLHTDFMEMGDSSVACFCGHMAEGK, from the exons ATGGGGGTCTGGGATGAGAATCTGGGGCCTTTCCTCCTTCCCGTAGTCGTTCTCCTATCTTCCCTCTTTGCACCAGACG GTCCCAAGCTTCAGGTGACCACTGTGCCCTCCTCCTGGGCCCGTCTGGGCTCGGGGGCCCAGCTGCAGTGCCGGTTCACAGTTGGGAGTCCAGTGGTCCTGCGCTCCCTGCGGGTGCAGTGGTATTTAGGGGAGCAGAAGATGGCCTGGTATGACCAGGGCAGGAGCCGGGTCCAGCCTGGAGCCAGTCTGCCGTCGGAAAAGGAGCTGCAAAGTGGAGACGCCTCCCTGTCGCTGGCCACGGTGACTCCATGGGACAAGGGCATGTACAAGTGTGTCGTGTGGCACAGGGAACATCAACACCAGGGGGAGACTACCCTGCACCTGCTCG TTGGCCCAAGAGTCTCCATCCCAAGACAGCCAGCTGTGGCCAATGCCAAGACCTCCCTCCTGTGCCACATGGCGGGGTTCTTCCCCGTGGATGTGGACTTGGCGTGGCTGAGAGATGGGCAGGTCCTGGAGGGCTCCACCCGCTCCAACTCCCAGAAGAACCTGGATGGGATTTTCAGCCTCACCCTGACCTACACCTTCACCCCTGTCATCAGTGATATCGGCAGCGTCTTCTCCTGCCGCGTCCGCCATGCAGCTCTGGGGCAGTCGCTGAAGGAGGACGTCCGCCTGGACATTGTAG CTGCCCCGAAGATTTCCATCCCGAGACAACCAGTCACGGCTGATGTTGAGACCTCCCTCCTGTGCCACGTGGCGGGGTTCTTCCCCAGTGACGTGGACGTGGCATGGCTGAGAGACGGGCAGGTCCTGAAGGGCTCCACCCGCTCCAGCCCCCAGAGGAACCTGGATGGGACATTCAGCCTCACCTTGACCTACACCTTCACCCCTGCCCGTGGTGATGCTGGACGCGTGTTTTCCTGCTGTGTCCACCATGCGGCTCTGGAGCAGTCGCTACAGGAGGATGTTTCCTTGGTCATTCTAG TGCACACCACAGAGGTGGATGAAATCAGTACCCTGATTGGACCCATCCTGGGGATCCTGGTTGTAATGGTAGCCGCAGTCGCTACAATCCTTTCCCGCTGTACAAATAGGAGCAAAG GCTGGGCAGTCCCTTACTCCTTCTCAGAGGTGCAGGTGCCAGAGCAGTGCCTGCTGGGCCAGGAGGTGATCCTGCACTGCTCCATGGAGGGGACGTTCCCCGAGGACGTGGCCGTGACATGGGAGAGGATCTGCAGTGAGGACAGGACGGTGCCTGAGAGCGCTGGGGACCAGGAGAGCCCCGAGCACCAGCAGctgctccccgccctccccccgggcTGGAGAGTGACAATGCAgagagctgggacctgcctcacatcctccctgaccttcacccccacagtgcaggacgACGGGGTGAGGGTTCGGTGCTGCTTCCTCCATGAGACCAAATGTATCAGAGAGGAGCGAGTTTCTCCAGAGATCCAGGTGTGGG CCCGACCACAGGTGTCTGAGATCCAGGTGTTGCCAGAGTGGGACCCCCGCGACAAGGTGCCGTTTGCTGTTCAGCTCCACAACTTCTACCCCAGGGAGGTGCCCCCgatccagtggggctgggacgGGGCCGGGAGCTGGAGGGAAGACCCCGCGCAGATAGACAAGAACGCGGATGGCACGTTCACCGCGACGAGCGTCTGGAGAGTGCCCAGCCGGAGCCTGACCCGGCCGGAGCTGCGAGTGCAAGTGTGCGTCCAGCACGGCCCCGGAGAGCCCCCGAGCGAGAGAGAGCTCAGCCTGAGGGCCACGG gtctcctgcgGCCTCCAGAGGTGTCCGAAATATCCCAGCCCAAATCCATGGCCACGGGAAAGGGAGTCACCCTGAGCTGCCGCATCGCGGGGCATTTCCCAGGGGAGCTGAGCGTGACCTGGCTGCGGAGGCGCAAGGGGGAGGCCACTGCTGTGATCCTGCGGGACTCGGCTGAGTGCAGGGTGGAGCCCGGCACGGCCGTCCTGGCACGGGACGGGAAGAGCTTCCAGCAGGAGACCAGACTCACCCACTGGACATCCAGGGACCAGGGGGCAGAGTACATCTGCCGTGTGGGACACCTCACCCTGGAGACCCACATCGAGAGGAACAGTG GTTGCCATCCACCCCCTCCAGACCTGGGGGAGGTCTTCCGTCCACAGGCCCCAGTCTCTGGAGAGCCAATGACCCTGAAGGGCCTTCTATCACAGTTCTACCCCAAGCAGCTAGCAATGACCTGGCtgcaaaagagagaaagaaggaaggagcCCAGGCCCCTGGAGAGCTCACCCCCACCACAACACAGGACCCACACCCCCAGCCGTGTGCCGGACAGGAAGTCCTACAGTGTAGACTCTGAGCTGAGCCTCCCCACGGTGGGGACGGAGGATGGTGTGACTGATTACCAATGTCATGTGGAACACGAGGCCCTGAAGAAGCCAAAGTCCAGCAGGAAGCTGCGGCTCAAAG GGCTGATGAAGGAGAGATTTGGGACCCACATCACATCTTACATGACTTTCATGCCCATGGTGCAGGACAAGGGGTTGGTGATCTGGTGCTGCTTCCTCCATGATGTCAAACAGATCAGAAAGGAGCAAGTGTCCTTGGAGATCCGGGTGTGGG ggggaagatctcagctacacactgactttatggaaatgggagactcctctgtagcttgcttctgtggccatatggctgagggcaagtga
- the LOC106740187 gene encoding uncharacterized protein LOC106740187 isoform X5, with protein sequence MGVWDENLGPFLLPVVVLLSSLFAPDGPKLQVTTVPSSWARLGSGAQLQCRFTVGSPVVLRSLRVQWYLGEQKMAWYDQGRSRVQPGASLPSEKELQSGDASLSLATVTPWDKGMYKCVVWHREHQHQGETTLHLLVGPRVSIPRQPAVANAKTSLLCHMAGFFPVDVDLAWLRDGQVLEGSTRSNSQKNLDGIFSLTLTYTFTPVISDIGSVFSCRVRHAALGQSLKEDVRLDIVAAPKISIPRQPVTADVETSLLCHVAGFFPSDVDVAWLRDGQVLKGSTRSSPQRNLDGTFSLTLTYTFTPARGDAGRVFSCCVHHAALEQSLQEDVSLVILVHTTEVDEISTLIGPILGILVVMVAAVATILSRCTNRSKGWAVPYSFSEVQVPEQCLLGQEVILHCSMEGTFPEDVAVTWERICSEDRTVPESAGDQESPEHQQLLPALPPGWRVTMQRAGTCLTSSLTFTPTVQDDGVRVRCCFLHETKCIREERVSPEIQVWARPQVSEIQVLPEWDPRDKVPFAVQLHNFYPREVPPIQWGWDGAGSWREDPAQIDKNADGTFTATSVWRVPSRSLTRPELRVQVCVQHGPGEPPSERELSLRATGLLRPPEVSEISQPKSMATGKGVTLSCRIAGHFPGELSVTWLRRRKGEATAVILRDSAECRVEPGTAVLARDGKSFQQETRLTHWTSRDQGAEYICRVGHLTLETHIERNSGCHPPPPDLGEVFRPQAPVSGEPMTLKGLLSQFYPKQLAMTWLQKRERRKEPRPLESSPPPQHRTHTPSRVPDRKSYSVDSELSLPTVGTEDGVTDYQCHVEHEALKKPKSSRKLRLKANQSPPEHQTSEDGGGS encoded by the exons ATGGGGGTCTGGGATGAGAATCTGGGGCCTTTCCTCCTTCCCGTAGTCGTTCTCCTATCTTCCCTCTTTGCACCAGACG GTCCCAAGCTTCAGGTGACCACTGTGCCCTCCTCCTGGGCCCGTCTGGGCTCGGGGGCCCAGCTGCAGTGCCGGTTCACAGTTGGGAGTCCAGTGGTCCTGCGCTCCCTGCGGGTGCAGTGGTATTTAGGGGAGCAGAAGATGGCCTGGTATGACCAGGGCAGGAGCCGGGTCCAGCCTGGAGCCAGTCTGCCGTCGGAAAAGGAGCTGCAAAGTGGAGACGCCTCCCTGTCGCTGGCCACGGTGACTCCATGGGACAAGGGCATGTACAAGTGTGTCGTGTGGCACAGGGAACATCAACACCAGGGGGAGACTACCCTGCACCTGCTCG TTGGCCCAAGAGTCTCCATCCCAAGACAGCCAGCTGTGGCCAATGCCAAGACCTCCCTCCTGTGCCACATGGCGGGGTTCTTCCCCGTGGATGTGGACTTGGCGTGGCTGAGAGATGGGCAGGTCCTGGAGGGCTCCACCCGCTCCAACTCCCAGAAGAACCTGGATGGGATTTTCAGCCTCACCCTGACCTACACCTTCACCCCTGTCATCAGTGATATCGGCAGCGTCTTCTCCTGCCGCGTCCGCCATGCAGCTCTGGGGCAGTCGCTGAAGGAGGACGTCCGCCTGGACATTGTAG CTGCCCCGAAGATTTCCATCCCGAGACAACCAGTCACGGCTGATGTTGAGACCTCCCTCCTGTGCCACGTGGCGGGGTTCTTCCCCAGTGACGTGGACGTGGCATGGCTGAGAGACGGGCAGGTCCTGAAGGGCTCCACCCGCTCCAGCCCCCAGAGGAACCTGGATGGGACATTCAGCCTCACCTTGACCTACACCTTCACCCCTGCCCGTGGTGATGCTGGACGCGTGTTTTCCTGCTGTGTCCACCATGCGGCTCTGGAGCAGTCGCTACAGGAGGATGTTTCCTTGGTCATTCTAG TGCACACCACAGAGGTGGATGAAATCAGTACCCTGATTGGACCCATCCTGGGGATCCTGGTTGTAATGGTAGCCGCAGTCGCTACAATCCTTTCCCGCTGTACAAATAGGAGCAAAG GCTGGGCAGTCCCTTACTCCTTCTCAGAGGTGCAGGTGCCAGAGCAGTGCCTGCTGGGCCAGGAGGTGATCCTGCACTGCTCCATGGAGGGGACGTTCCCCGAGGACGTGGCCGTGACATGGGAGAGGATCTGCAGTGAGGACAGGACGGTGCCTGAGAGCGCTGGGGACCAGGAGAGCCCCGAGCACCAGCAGctgctccccgccctccccccgggcTGGAGAGTGACAATGCAgagagctgggacctgcctcacatcctccctgaccttcacccccacagtgcaggacgACGGGGTGAGGGTTCGGTGCTGCTTCCTCCATGAGACCAAATGTATCAGAGAGGAGCGAGTTTCTCCAGAGATCCAGGTGTGGG CCCGACCACAGGTGTCTGAGATCCAGGTGTTGCCAGAGTGGGACCCCCGCGACAAGGTGCCGTTTGCTGTTCAGCTCCACAACTTCTACCCCAGGGAGGTGCCCCCgatccagtggggctgggacgGGGCCGGGAGCTGGAGGGAAGACCCCGCGCAGATAGACAAGAACGCGGATGGCACGTTCACCGCGACGAGCGTCTGGAGAGTGCCCAGCCGGAGCCTGACCCGGCCGGAGCTGCGAGTGCAAGTGTGCGTCCAGCACGGCCCCGGAGAGCCCCCGAGCGAGAGAGAGCTCAGCCTGAGGGCCACGG gtctcctgcgGCCTCCAGAGGTGTCCGAAATATCCCAGCCCAAATCCATGGCCACGGGAAAGGGAGTCACCCTGAGCTGCCGCATCGCGGGGCATTTCCCAGGGGAGCTGAGCGTGACCTGGCTGCGGAGGCGCAAGGGGGAGGCCACTGCTGTGATCCTGCGGGACTCGGCTGAGTGCAGGGTGGAGCCCGGCACGGCCGTCCTGGCACGGGACGGGAAGAGCTTCCAGCAGGAGACCAGACTCACCCACTGGACATCCAGGGACCAGGGGGCAGAGTACATCTGCCGTGTGGGACACCTCACCCTGGAGACCCACATCGAGAGGAACAGTG GTTGCCATCCACCCCCTCCAGACCTGGGGGAGGTCTTCCGTCCACAGGCCCCAGTCTCTGGAGAGCCAATGACCCTGAAGGGCCTTCTATCACAGTTCTACCCCAAGCAGCTAGCAATGACCTGGCtgcaaaagagagaaagaaggaaggagcCCAGGCCCCTGGAGAGCTCACCCCCACCACAACACAGGACCCACACCCCCAGCCGTGTGCCGGACAGGAAGTCCTACAGTGTAGACTCTGAGCTGAGCCTCCCCACGGTGGGGACGGAGGATGGTGTGACTGATTACCAATGTCATGTGGAACACGAGGCCCTGAAGAAGCCAAAGTCCAGCAGGAAGCTGCGGCTCAAAG CCAATCAGAGCCCACCGGAGCATCAAACAAGTGAGGATGGAGGAGGCAGCTGA